A stretch of Triticum aestivum cultivar Chinese Spring chromosome 1D, IWGSC CS RefSeq v2.1, whole genome shotgun sequence DNA encodes these proteins:
- the LOC123175448 gene encoding uncharacterized protein, with translation MSNAAMPDSKRTKAAVIVPGVRSTVAEDSMTEVLLRLPVKSVARCRAVCRSWAALLSSDEFCALYRAIARAASPAPKLLHFSPTAGFDATAAYARPLSTTSPTDERLFTLDYARGNRVEVLTPAPCHGLTLLYNAIARAYYVCNAATRAVTRLPPSDEAAPAHWRSCSTGLGFDARTREHKVVRLVRRAYPPRGPQQDTIRCEVYTPGAGGGNRCWRPPASGGVPFGLRRAAASAVANANEQRLTPVFAGGFLHWLIEPHNVFTRPRCAIVLFSVADETFGCVREPYFPPPDVRPDHHLPFPGGIVGMPRPEAPAGHLTAMDGQLCLVRDLRGDPYNSALEIWRLLDYTSGEWSLDHWIDLSSHPARRELRDPQTVRVIGSVGNGGGPGEKKKMVITTCMHKVLEKFEKKVLTYDLGSQALETILSVMETNTSCNGYDKPPLSRFSLYEEGMIAPVHKTEEEMALSSAPAKAAREILLRLPAKSVVQYKVVCKQWLGLIESESFFQAYSEYRNMGKRPKLMLVGKGAGGQSAFSFAPFDPWLGAGEAPAASGHGGALLDEKVVCSKPCHGMNLVSTATRDYLYNPATGFHKSYPNTRIPRMYEEVAGRSVGLTFDPLSRQHALVEIVYRTRDFSSRHYFAVSAMRRCGDYGHHSRDYVLAPPPLPMADDAPPARVGGALYWMSDPRLGRSRERAVVSFDVATRAFDVVPCPPIIAAWSGTSPCRASVAELGGALHAVLADPAANSLDVWRLERGVGGWGRACVIRLDGAPPGYDLGTNDVVPLAVDPDDGRVLLSAGRRIGLYDPAEQTVQDLRSLEAMEDGAAALVPMVYEESLACYPCRLARARRLSQS, from the coding sequence ATGAGTAACGCCGCCATGCCGGACAGCAAGCGTACGAAGGCGGCCGTCATCGTGCCCGGTGTCAGGTCCACGGTTGCGGAGGACAGCATGACGGAGGTGCTGCTGCGGCTCCCCGTCAAGTCCGTGGCCAGGTGCCGCGCCGTCTGCCGCTCCTGGGCCGCGCTGCTCTCCTCGGACGAGTTCTGCGCCCTCTACCGTGCGATCGCCAGGGCGGCGTCGCCGGCGCCCAAGCTGCTGCACTTCTCCCCCACCGCGGGGTTCGACGCCACGGCGGCTTACGCGCGCCCGCTTTCGACGACGAGCCCTACGGACGAGCGGCTGTTCACCCTCGACTACGCCCGCGGCAACCGCGTGGAGGTGCTCACGCCCGCGCCGTGCCACGGCCTCACCCTCCTGTACAACGCCATCGCGAGGGCCTACTACGTCTGCAACGCGGCCACGCGGGCCGTCACGCGCCTGCCGCCGTCGGACGAGGCGGCGCCGGCGCACTGGCGCAGCTGCAGCACCGGGCTGGGGTTCGACGCCCGGACGCGGGAGCACAAGGTGGTGCGGCTGGTCAGAAGGGCGTACCCTCCCCGCGGGCCGCAGCAGGACACGATCAGGTGCGAGGTGTACACACCTGGAGCAGGCGGTGGTAACCGCTGCTGGAGGCCGCCTGCCTCCGGAGGggtgcccttcgggctgcgcaggGCCGCGGCCTCCGCCGTTGCGAACGCGAACGAGCAGAGGCTGACGCCCGTGTTCGCCGGGGGGTTCCTGCACTGGTTGATCGAGCCTCACAACGTCTTCACAAGGCCGAGGTGCGCCATCGTGCTCTTCTCCGTCGCCGACGAGACCTTCGGATGCGTCCGGGAGCCTTACTTCCCGCCACCAGATGTTCGGCCGGATCACCACCTCCCGTTTCCCGGGGGTATAGTCGGCATGCCCCGTCCCGAGGCGCCGGCGGGGCACCTGACGGCGATGGACGGCCAGCTGTGCCTGGTCCGGGACCTCCGCGGCGACCCTTACAACAGCGCTCTCGAGATCTGGCGGCTGCTGGACTACACCTCCGGCGAGTGGTCCCTCGACCATTGGATCGACCTATCATCGCATCCCGCGAGGAGAGAGCTACGCGATCCGCAGACCGTGAGAGTCATCGGCTCCGTCGGCAATGGCGGCGGGccaggggagaagaagaagatggtcaTCACCACCTGCATGCACAAGGTGCTCGAGAAGTTCGAGAAGAAGGTGCTCACCTACGACCTCGGCTCCCAAGCTCTGGAGACCATCCTTTCAGTCATGGAGACGAACACGTCGTGCAACGGATATGACAAGCCACCTCTTTCGAGGTTCAGCCTATACGAAGAGGGCATGATTGCACCGGTGCACAAGACGGAGGAGGAGATGGCGCTGTCGTCTGCTCCGGCGAAGGCGGCGAGAGAGATCCTGCTCCGCCTCCCGGCGAAATCGGTGGTGCAGTACAAGGTGGTCTGCAAGCAGTGGCTCGGGCTGATCGAGAGCGAGAGCTTCTTCCAGGCGTACTCTGAATACAGGAACATGGGCAAAAGGCCGAAGCTCATGCTCGTCGGCAAGGGCGCCGGCGGGCAGTCGGCCTTCAGCTTCGCCCCCTTCGATCCATGGCTCGGAGCCGGAGAAGCTCCGGCGGCTTCTGGCCATGGCGGCGCGTTGCTCGACGAGAAGGTGGTCTGCTCCAAGCCCTGCCACGGGATGAACCTGGTGAGCACGGCGACGCGCGACTACCTCTACAACCCGGCCACCGGCTTCCACAAATCCTACCCCAATACCAGAATCCCGAGGATGTACGAGGAGGTCGCCGGCAGGAGCGTCGGCCTGACCTTCGACCCGCTGTCGCGCCAGCACGCGCTGGTGGAGATCGTGTACCGCACCAGGGACTTCAGCTCCCGCCATTACTTCGCGGTGAGCGCGATGCGGCGGTGCGGCGACTACGGGCACCACTCCCGGGACTACGTGctggcgccgccgcccctgcccatGGCGGACGACGCGCCGCCGGCCCGCGTCGGCGGGGCGCTGTACTGGATGAGCGACCCGCGGCTGGGCCGGAGCCGCGAGCGGGCCGTCGTGTCGTTCGACGTGGCCACCAGGGCGTTCGACGTCGTGCCCTGCCCTCCGATCATCGCGGCGTGGAGCGGCACGAGCCCTTGCCGCGCGTCCGTGGCGGAGCTCGGGGGAGCGCTGCATGCCGTCCTCGCGGACCCGGCGGCGAACAGCTTGGACGTGTGGAGGCTGGAGCGCGGCGTCGGCGGCTGGGGCAGGGCGTGCGTGATACGGCTGGACGGAGCGCCGCCGGGGTACGACCTCGGGACGAACGACGTGGTGCCGCTGGCCGTGGACCCGGACGACGGGAGGGTCCTGCTGAGCGCCGGGAGGAGGATCGGGCTGTATGATCCGGCCGAGCAGACGGTTCAGGACCTGCGCTCGCTGGAGGCGATGGAGGATGGAGCGGCGGCGCTGGTTCCGATGGTGTACGAGGAGAGCTTGGCCTGCTATCCTTGCCGCCTGGCCAGAGCAAGACGGCTGTCGCAGAGCTGA
- the LOC123182944 gene encoding U4/U6 small nuclear ribonucleoprotein Prp31 homolog isoform X2 has protein sequence MASLADSFLADLDELSDNEAYPEEDNAEAVGMDEDGDDDMPDLESLNYDDLDSVSKLQKTQRYSDIMQKVEGALEKDTYLSNQGFILEEDPEYQLIVDCNALSVDIENELIIIHNFIRDKYRLKFPELESLVHHPIDYARVVKKIANEVDITLVDLEGLLPSAVIMVVSVTASTTSGKPLSQENLVKTIEACDRALNLDAAKKKVLDFVEGKMGYIAPNLSAIVGSAVAAKLMGIAGGLGALAKMPACNVQLLGAKKKNLAGFSSATSQFRVGYLEQAEVFQSTPPALRTRACRVIAAKATLAARIDSTRGDPTGKAGRNLLEEIRKKIEKWQEPPPAKLPKPLPVPDSEPKKKRGGRRLRKMKERYAVTDMMKLANRMQFGIPEESSLGDGLGEGYGMLGQAGSGKLRVSAAQNKLAAKVAKKFKERSYGSGGATSGLTSSLAFTPVQGIELSNPHAHGNHLGSGTQSTYFSETGTFSRINNRP, from the exons ATG GCAAGCCTTGCTGATTCTTTCTTGGCCGATCTCGACGAACTTTCAGACAATGAAGCCTACCCT GAGGAAGACAATGCTGAGGCAGTGGGTATGGATGAGGATGGTGACGATGATATGCCTGACCTTGAGTCTCTTAATTATGATGATCTTGACAGCGTCTCAAAACTGCAGAAGACACAACGTTATTCTGACATAATGCAA AAAGTTGAAGGAGCACTTGAGAAAGACACATATTTGTCTAATCAAGGGTTCATCCTGGAGGAGGATCCAGAGTACCAGCTTATTGTAGATTGCAATGCCTTATCAGTAGATATTGAGAATGAGCTCATTATAATACATAATTTCATCCGTGACAAGTATAGGCTGAAGTTTCCTGAACTGGAATCCCTTGTTCATCATCCGATTGATTATGCCCGTGTTGTTAAGAAGATTGCAAATGAGGTGGATATAACACTAGTAGATCTGGAAGGGCTCTTGCCTTCTGCAGTTATAATGGTTGTCTCTGTGACAGCATCGACAACTAGTGGGAAGCCTCTTTCTCAGGAGAATTTGGTAAAAACCATTGAAGCATGTGACAGAGCCCTTAATCTtgatgctgcaaagaagaaggtgCTTGATTTTGTAGAGGGTAAAATGGGTTACATCGCACCAAACCTATCTGCAATTGTTGGCAGTGCTGTTGCTGCAAAATTGATGGGAATTGCTGGTGGTTTGGGAGCACTTGCAAAAATGCCTGCTTGCAATGTTCAGCTACTTGGAGCAAAGAAGAAAAATCTTGCTGGATTTTCTAGTGCCACATCTCAGTTTCGTGTTGGCTATCTTGAACAAGCCGAAGTATTTCAGAGCACCCCTCCAGCCCTGAGGACCCGTGCTTGCAGGGTCATAGCTGCAAAGGCAACTCTAGCAGCAAGAATTGATTCAACTAGAGGTGATCCAACTGGAAAAGCTGGTCGCAACTTGTTAGAAGAAATTCGCAAGAAGATCGAGAAGTGGCAAGAACCACCTCCTGCAAAGCTTCCAAAACCACTTCCTGTTCCAGATTCCGAGCCTAAAAAGAAGAGAGGGGGTCGCCGCCTTCGAAAAATGAAAGAAAG ATATGCGGTGACTGATATGATGAAGCTTGCAAACCGAATGCAGTTTGGTATACCAGAGGAGAGCTCATTAG GTGATGGTTTGGGGGAAGGTTATGGAATGCTTGGGCAGGCCGGAAGTGGGAAACTACGTGTCTCAGCTGCGCAAAACAAACTTGCTGCTAAAGTGGCAAAGAA ATTCAAGGAGAGGAGTTATGGTAGTGGCGGTGCAACATCTGGACTGACATCTAGTTTGGCCTTTACACCAGTTCAG GGAATAGAGCTGTCAAACCCACATGCCCACGGCAACCATCTTGGAAGTGGAACCCAGAGCACCTATTTCTCTGAGACGGGCACATTTTCCCGGATCAATAATAGGCCATGA
- the LOC123182944 gene encoding U4/U6 small nuclear ribonucleoprotein Prp31 homolog isoform X1 has translation MFLNGATSQASLADSFLADLDELSDNEAYPEEDNAEAVGMDEDGDDDMPDLESLNYDDLDSVSKLQKTQRYSDIMQKVEGALEKDTYLSNQGFILEEDPEYQLIVDCNALSVDIENELIIIHNFIRDKYRLKFPELESLVHHPIDYARVVKKIANEVDITLVDLEGLLPSAVIMVVSVTASTTSGKPLSQENLVKTIEACDRALNLDAAKKKVLDFVEGKMGYIAPNLSAIVGSAVAAKLMGIAGGLGALAKMPACNVQLLGAKKKNLAGFSSATSQFRVGYLEQAEVFQSTPPALRTRACRVIAAKATLAARIDSTRGDPTGKAGRNLLEEIRKKIEKWQEPPPAKLPKPLPVPDSEPKKKRGGRRLRKMKERYAVTDMMKLANRMQFGIPEESSLGDGLGEGYGMLGQAGSGKLRVSAAQNKLAAKVAKKFKERSYGSGGATSGLTSSLAFTPVQGIELSNPHAHGNHLGSGTQSTYFSETGTFSRINNRP, from the exons ATGTTTCTAAATGGTGCCACTTCACAGGCAAGCCTTGCTGATTCTTTCTTGGCCGATCTCGACGAACTTTCAGACAATGAAGCCTACCCT GAGGAAGACAATGCTGAGGCAGTGGGTATGGATGAGGATGGTGACGATGATATGCCTGACCTTGAGTCTCTTAATTATGATGATCTTGACAGCGTCTCAAAACTGCAGAAGACACAACGTTATTCTGACATAATGCAA AAAGTTGAAGGAGCACTTGAGAAAGACACATATTTGTCTAATCAAGGGTTCATCCTGGAGGAGGATCCAGAGTACCAGCTTATTGTAGATTGCAATGCCTTATCAGTAGATATTGAGAATGAGCTCATTATAATACATAATTTCATCCGTGACAAGTATAGGCTGAAGTTTCCTGAACTGGAATCCCTTGTTCATCATCCGATTGATTATGCCCGTGTTGTTAAGAAGATTGCAAATGAGGTGGATATAACACTAGTAGATCTGGAAGGGCTCTTGCCTTCTGCAGTTATAATGGTTGTCTCTGTGACAGCATCGACAACTAGTGGGAAGCCTCTTTCTCAGGAGAATTTGGTAAAAACCATTGAAGCATGTGACAGAGCCCTTAATCTtgatgctgcaaagaagaaggtgCTTGATTTTGTAGAGGGTAAAATGGGTTACATCGCACCAAACCTATCTGCAATTGTTGGCAGTGCTGTTGCTGCAAAATTGATGGGAATTGCTGGTGGTTTGGGAGCACTTGCAAAAATGCCTGCTTGCAATGTTCAGCTACTTGGAGCAAAGAAGAAAAATCTTGCTGGATTTTCTAGTGCCACATCTCAGTTTCGTGTTGGCTATCTTGAACAAGCCGAAGTATTTCAGAGCACCCCTCCAGCCCTGAGGACCCGTGCTTGCAGGGTCATAGCTGCAAAGGCAACTCTAGCAGCAAGAATTGATTCAACTAGAGGTGATCCAACTGGAAAAGCTGGTCGCAACTTGTTAGAAGAAATTCGCAAGAAGATCGAGAAGTGGCAAGAACCACCTCCTGCAAAGCTTCCAAAACCACTTCCTGTTCCAGATTCCGAGCCTAAAAAGAAGAGAGGGGGTCGCCGCCTTCGAAAAATGAAAGAAAG ATATGCGGTGACTGATATGATGAAGCTTGCAAACCGAATGCAGTTTGGTATACCAGAGGAGAGCTCATTAG GTGATGGTTTGGGGGAAGGTTATGGAATGCTTGGGCAGGCCGGAAGTGGGAAACTACGTGTCTCAGCTGCGCAAAACAAACTTGCTGCTAAAGTGGCAAAGAA ATTCAAGGAGAGGAGTTATGGTAGTGGCGGTGCAACATCTGGACTGACATCTAGTTTGGCCTTTACACCAGTTCAG GGAATAGAGCTGTCAAACCCACATGCCCACGGCAACCATCTTGGAAGTGGAACCCAGAGCACCTATTTCTCTGAGACGGGCACATTTTCCCGGATCAATAATAGGCCATGA